Below is a genomic region from Mesorhizobium sp..
GCCAAATTGCGTTTTGGTTTCAGGATCAACGTGTACGTCTGTGCCGAGAACGAGTGTGGGACGCGACCACGGTCCCGGTTGACCCGGGCGCTCGCGAATTGGGAACTTGCACCAGACTATATCGCCCGGTTCCGGAAGTTGTTGGATTGGGAGAAAAGTCCACCCCATCCGGGGTGGCTATCACAACCGCTTGGATGAAACTACTCTACTGCGAGCAATCAATGCGTCAGCATCGGGATCGCACGCTGCTAATTCTTCCGAGCCAAGTTCGCTGTAGTCGGCATGATACTGGCCAACCATATGTCGGGATTCTTCGCGCGCGTCGCGATCAGCCACAACGCCGCGCTTAACCCAACTGCCGCTCCATTCACTAAACGAATGGGCAATGCGTTGCAGGGCGGCTACCATTGGTCTCTCCCCTAGAGGACACGCTACACTATGTACTATTGCGGTTTACTTTGCGTTCACGACTTGGGCCAACGCTCGAAGCAACTCCGTCGCATCCCTTTAGTTCCAAACATTGGCATGAAAGAGACGTCGAAGCTAGACGCACATATAAGTCAGCGTCCCTGACGTAGCCAGACGTTCATCTCACTCCTCCGGCAATTCCTTCACGGCGGGAGTGGACCGGCAAAGTCTTCCATTCCGACTCTTCTGACAGCCCGCGAAGCGTAGGATTGACGATCGCGAAACCCTTTTGGCACATCGGGTATCACCCCTCCCGCCGCAGCGCCTCGGCGAGCGCGGTCTTCTCGTCGTCGGTCAGCGACGCGACTTCTCCAACCGCAACTCGCCGACGCCTCCTCGCCGCGACGAAGAGATAGCCTCCCCCGATGGCCAGCAGCAGCACCGGCGTTCCCCACAACAGCGCATTGCGCCAGCTGAACACCGGCTTCAGCAGCACGAACTCGCCGTAGCGCGAGACGACGTAGGCGATCACTTCCTCGTCGGTGTCGCCGGCGACCAGCCGCTGGCGCACCAGCACGCGCAGATCCTTGGCAAGGGCCGCGTCCGATTCGTCGATCGACTGGTTCTGGCAGATCATGCAGCGCAGGCCGGCCGAGATGGCGCGGGCGCGGGCCTCCAGCGCCGGATCGGCCAGCACTTCGTCCGGCGTGACCGACAGGGCCGCCAGCGGCTGCAATGCCAGGAGCAGACCGAGGATCAAGGCAAGAACGCGCGGTAGCCTCATTCGGCGGGCACTCCCGCCGTCGCCGGCCTGGCCTTGCGTTTCGCCGGTGCGCCGATGCGCAGGCGCCGGTCGGCGAGCGACATCGTCCCGCCGGCCATCATCACCAGCGCGCCGATCCAGATGAGCGTCACCAGCGGCTTGTGCCAGACGCGCACCACGGTCCCGCCGTTCGCGGCCGGGTCGCCGAGCGACACGTAAACCTGGCTGAAGCCGCGCGTGGCGATGCCAGCTTCCGTGGTCGGCATCTGGCGTGCCGTGTAGACGCGCTTGGATG
It encodes:
- a CDS encoding cytochrome c-type biogenesis protein: MRLPRVLALILGLLLALQPLAALSVTPDEVLADPALEARARAISAGLRCMICQNQSIDESDAALAKDLRVLVRQRLVAGDTDEEVIAYVVSRYGEFVLLKPVFSWRNALLWGTPVLLLAIGGGYLFVAARRRRRVAVGEVASLTDDEKTALAEALRREG